A stretch of the Gracilinanus agilis isolate LMUSP501 chromosome 4, AgileGrace, whole genome shotgun sequence genome encodes the following:
- the LOC123245610 gene encoding solute carrier family 23 member 2 translates to MGIGKNTTSKSVETGSSTEGKYEDESKHPAFFTLPVVINGGATSSGEQDNEDTELMAIYTTENGIAEKSSLAETLDSTGSLDPQRTDMIYTIEDVPPWYLCIFLGLQHYLTCFSGTIAVPFLLADAMCVGYDQGATSQLIGTIFFCVGITTLLQTTFGCRLPLFQASAFAFLAPARAILSLDKWKCNTTDLSVTNGTIDLLHTEHIWYPRIREIQGAIIMSSLIEVVIGFLGLPGALLKYIGPLTITPTVALIGLSGFQAAGERAGKHWGIAMLTIFLVLLFSQYARNVKFPLPIYKSKKGWTAYKLQLFKMFPIILAILVSWLLCFIFTVTDVFPPDSTKYGFYARTDARQGVLFVAPWFKVPYPFQWGLPTVSAAGVIGMLSAVVASIIESIGDYYACARLSCAPPPPIHAINRGIFIEGLSCVLDGIFGTGNGSTSSSPNIGVLGITKVGSRRVIQYGAALMLMLGMIGKFSALFASLPDPVLGALFCTLFGMITAVGLSNLQFIDLNSSRNLFVLGFSIFFGLVLPSYLKQNPLVTGITGIDQVLNVLLTTAMFVGGCVAFVLDNTIPGTPEERGIRKWKKGVGKGSKSLDGMESYDLPFGMNIIKKFRCFSYLPISPTFMGYTWKGFRKSSNCRNSDEDSEATV, encoded by the coding sequence ATGGGTATTGGCAAAAATACCACATCAAAGTCAGTAGAAACTGGAAGCTCTACTGAGGGCAAATATGAAGATGAATCTAAGCATCCTGCTTTCTTCACTCTTCCGGTGGTGATAAATGGAGGAGCCACATCAAGTGGCGAACAGGACAATGAGGACACTGAGTTAATGGCAATCTATACCACAGAAAATGGCATAGCAGAAAAGAGTTCTCTTGCAGAGACATTGGACAGTACTGGAAGTTTAGATCCCCAGAGAACAGATATGATTTATACAATAGAAGATGTGCCTCCTTGGTATCTTTGTATATTCTTAGGACTACAGCACTATCTGACCTGTTTCAGTGGTACCATAGCAGTGCCCTTCTTGCTGGCTGATGCTATGTGTGTTGGATATGACCAGGGGGCTACAAGTCAGCTTATTGGGACCATATTCTTTTGTGTGGGAATCACAACTTTGTTACAGACAACTTTTGGATGCAGGCTACCTCTATTTCAGGCCAGTGCTTTTGCATTTTTGGCACCAGCTCGAGCTATCTTGTCTCTGGATAAATGGAAATGCAATACTACAGATCTTTCAGTTACCAATGGAACAATAGATTTATTGCATACTGAACATATTTGGTATCCAAGAATACGAGAGATCCAGGGTGCCATTATCATGTCTTCATTGATAGAAGTTGTAATTGGCTTCCTTGGCCTGCCAGGTGCTCTGCTAAAATATATTGGACCTTTGACTATTACACCAACAGTGGCTCTGATTGGTCTCTCTGGTTTCCAGGCAGCAGGAGAAAGAGCAGGGAAACACTGGGGCATAGCTATGCTAACTATTTTTCTAGTATTGTTATTTTCTCAATATGccagaaatgttaaatttcctCTCCCTATTTACAAATCCAAAAAAGGATGGACTGCCTACAAATTACAGCTTTTCAAAATGTTCCCAATAATCCTGGCTATCTTGGTATCCTGGTTACTGTGCTTCATATTCACTGTGACAGATGTCTTTCCACCTGACAGCACAAAGTATGGGTTCTATGCTCGTACAGATGCTAGACAAGGCGTGCTTTTTGTGGCACCTTGGTTTAAAGTTCCATATCCATTTCAGTGGGGACTTCCAACTGTTTCAGCTGCAGGGGTTATAGGAATGCTCAGTGCCGTGGTTGCTAGTATTATAGAATCCATCGGTGATTATTATGCCTGTGCAAGATTATCTTGTGCTCCACCACCTCCCATTCATGCAATAAATAGAGGAATTTTCATTGAGGGGTTATCCTGTGTTCTTGATGGTATATTTGGTACTGGAAATGGCTCCACTTCATCAAGTCCCAATATTGGAGTTTTAGGAATAACTAAGGTTGGCAGCCGTCGTGTTATTCAGTATGGTGCAGCTTTAATGCTCATGCTTGGAATGATAGGGAAATTCAGTGCACTGTTTGCGTCCCTGCCAGACCCTGTGCTTGGTGCCCTCTTTTGCACACTCTTTGGAATGATCACTGCTGTTGGATTATCGAATCTTCAATTCATTGATTTAAATTCTTCCCGTAATCTCTTTGTCCTcggattttccattttctttggacTTGTTCTTCCAAGTTACCTCAAGCAGAATCCACTAGTCACAGGGATCACAGGAATTGATCAAGTGTTAAATGTTCTTCTCACCACAGCAATGTTTGTAGGTGGATGTGTTGCTTTTGTTTTGGATAATACTATCCCAGGTACTCCTGAAGAAAGAGGAATACggaaatggaagaaaggagtCGGAAAAGGGAGTAAATCACTTGATGGCATGGAATCCTATGATTTGCCATTTGGCATGAACATTATCAAAAAATTCCGATGCTTTAGCTATTTACCTATCAGCCCAACCTTCATGGGTTACACATGGAAAGGTTTCAGGAAAAGCAGCAACTGCAGAAATTCAGATGAAGATTCAGAGGCTACTGTATAG